TAAAAAGGAGAATAATTAAAAAAAGGGAAAAAATAGTATGAATAAAAACTTCAATTAAAATTACAAAGGAGAAAAAATGGCTCAAAATGGGATTGTTTTAGTAGTTAGTGTCTCAATAATCAAAGATGATGAAGTTTTAATGATTAAAGAAAATAAACCAAGTGCAGCAAATAAGTGGAATTTCCCTAGCGGAAGAATTGAGTATAAAGAAGATATTCTTAATGCAGCTTGCAGGGAAGTAAAAGAGGAAACAGGATTAGACGTTGAACTTATTAGCACAACTGGCATTTATAATTTCATTAGTAGTGCGGGTAACCAAGTTATACTGTTCCATTTTACTGGAGAGATTACGGGAGGTTCATTAAATCTTGAAGAAGAAATTATAGACAGTGGATGGTTTAAGGTACTTGATCTGCTAAACTTTAATGTTGATGAACTTCGTGAAGCAAGTGTAGTAAAACAAATAGCCGATAGTCTTATAAAAAAGAATTTCCATTCGATAAATATTTTCAATCAACAAATTAGGTAGAAAAGGCTTTTTTGATGGGATATTATTACAAAATTAATCATTAAGGAGGTACTAAATATGATAATTCGTTCAGTTGAAGGTTCAGATTACTACATAATCTCACCATTACTAAACGATTGGTGGGGAGGTAGGCAAATGGCTGAAATGTTACCTAAGTTATTTTTTGAGTATTTTAGAAATACAAGTTTTATTGCAGAAAAAGATGGACAAATCATAGGATTTCTAATTGGTTTTTTATCTCAATCTAAGGCTGAAGAGGCATATATTCATTTTGTAGGAGTACATCCAGAATATAGAAAGCAGAAAATAGGAAAACAACTCTACAATGAATTTTTTTGTGCCGTAAAACAAAAAGGTGCTTGTGTTGTTCGTTGTGTAACTTCACCTGTCAATAAAGTTTCAATTGACTATCATACAAAAATGAAATTCGAAATTGAAACAGGAGATAAAGTTGTAGATGGTGTTACTGTACATACAAACTATGATGGTCCAAATCAAGATAGAGTATTATTTAAAAAGTATTTGTGATAAATTTATGATCTTATTGCTCTAACTGTCCGTTAGTTTAATAACAAAGGAACAATTAGGCATCTCTTTTCTATTTTTTGCTATTCAACATTCAGGCGCAATTCTGCAGCAAGAATTGTGCTCTTTCTTTATGTAAAGGGCTAGATTGTGGAATAACAAGTGTAAAGAAATTGTAAATTGTGATGATTTCCACTTAATCTAACGGGAGGTAGTTGAAGAAGATTTTTGGATTTAATAAAGGGGCTAGATTAATTTTTTACGTAGATATGATAAGAAATATAATCATTACATTTTTTCAAAATGGAATTGGGGTTGAAGGTCAGGAATTTAATAAACTAATTCTAAATTTTAATTTATAACCTAACTTTTGTTCTGTATTTGGTTAAAATTAATTTATTATACAATAATTAGGGGGAGACATTGTTGGAAGATAAAATATTAAAAATTGATTATAGTAACTATTTTTGGCAAGACGATAAAGTTAGACTACGTTCGATGCATCCAGACGATTGGGAAAGAGAATATATTGGACAGTTTGATACTTCTGCACGTCGTCTTTTACTATGCTCTACTGAGCTACCACCTACTATTACAGGTTCGAAAAAATTTGCAGAGGAAAATGCTGATTTTTCTTCATCAAAGGGAAGAATAATGTTTATTATTGAAGATTTTGTAGGTAAAAGCATAGGTGAAATTAATTTAAGTAGTATCGATGAGAGAAATGGAACGTTTAGTATTGGAATTGTAATTGATAAGGAAAACCGTGGTAAGGGTTATGGTACCAGAGCGATGAAGATTCTATTAAGGTATGCATTCCTTGAACGAAGGCTTAATAAATTCAATGACTATGTTCTTGAAGGAAATGAAGCTTCAGCTAAGATGTTGAAAAAACTGGGGTGTATACAAGAAGGTGTGCGTCGACAGGCTGTTTATATAAATGGGAAGTATATGGATTTTATTTTATTCGGATTAACGAAAGACGAATTTATTGAAAACCACAAGGAAGAGTTAAATTTATAACGTGGTATTCTTATTAAGCTAACGGGAGTTTGTTCAATAAGAAAAAGGTAAAAAAATCTTTACAAATTATTTCCTTCGGAGTAATATCATCCACAAGGAAATAATTTTATACTGTCTAATCCCGTAAAGGGAACGGAGGAACCAATTTTTTGGGGTTAATTCTACAAGTTGTAGAAGGGATGAAACTCTTTCGCCATCCTACCCGTCAGCTAACTTCGTCGGCTAAAGCGAGGGAGGTCTAAAGACCGCCTAATTTCAGGGGCCTTTTTTGTTTTTCAGCAAAAGGGCAGCTTGATTAAAAAGATGGTCTTTTTATTATGTCTATAAAGAAAGAAGGAATATAGAAGAAAGTGTGCCATATGGATGTTTTGGGTGTAACCTAACTATTTAAAAAATAACATTTTGGATTTTTTGGATTTAATCGGGTTAAGTCAAATAAATAATGGGGAAAAAATAAATTTATTGATTAAAATACTCGTTCAAAACGTGTTTTTTGGGGGAACTACCAATGAGTCAATCTTCTTATCTGAATATTAGCAATGAAATTTTTTATTTAGAGAGCACTATCCCGACTTATTTTGGGGTACAGAAAGGATACGTTGATATTCATACAATGAGATATCGAATTTTCGGTGCGATTTGGAAATAGGATGGTATGTTTTAAAATTAAGCACAAATTATCCCATGATCCTTACTTGCATACAAAAAAACGGTATTCCATTTGGATAGAACATATACAAGTATGTGAAAATCAAAATGATATTATAAAATTTTTAAATTTGATCAATACAGAACATAACATTCATTTGCAAAGCAAAGGATTTACAGAAATAAATTTTTAAAAAATAACTCTAGAATACAATTTTTTTACGGAGGAAAGAAAATGACTTCTCAACAAATAAAAAGGCTTGTTCTGGGTCGCCCATTAAAATCAAGCGAAGCAGAATCCGAAAAAATGCCAATGTGGAAAGCATTACCGATTCTTTCATCGGATGCTCTTTCTTCGGTGGCATATGGAACCGAAATGATTTTATTAGAACTTGCAACGGTTGGGGCTTTTGCATTCTCTTTTTCTATCCCTATTGCTATCGCAATTATTTTATTAATTACGATTCTAATTATTAGTTACAGACAAGTGATTGATGCCTATCCACAGGGCGGCGGAGCCTATATGGTTGCCAAAGAAAACTTAGGAATGATCTGGGGCGTCTAGCCGGTGTTTCCCTTCTTATTGACTATACGTTAACGGTTGCCGTTTCCATTTCAGCAGGTGTTATGGCCATTACTTCAGCATATCATGCTGCTGTTCCATATGTTGTTCCCATTGCATTAATCCTTACTTGGTTTATGGTCTGGATGAATTTAAGAGGAACATCTGAATCTGGAAACGTATTTGCTTTACCTACCTACTTATTTATTTTTTGTATGTTAACCCTTGTTGGAAAAGGACTTTTTGATTGGATAACTGGCTCAGGTCATGCAATTCATCATCTATCCATTCCCACAGGATTACCAGCTGGCTTGACTTTGTTTGTTTTATTAAAGGCATTTTCTTCTGGTTGTTCAGCTGTTACAGGAATTGAAGCTATTTCAAATGCTGTACCGCATTTTAGGAGCCCCTCTCTAAAAAATGCAAAACGAACTATGCTAACATTGGGAATTTTATTAGCTTTGATTTTTGGTGGTGTAACAGTGCTTTCAAGAGCTTACGATATCCATCCAGACCCAACTGGATCCAAATCAGTTTTATCTATGGTTGCAGAAGATGCCTTTGGGCGGGGAGGATTTTATTATATTATTCAGTTTGCAACGATGGCTATTCTAACACTAGCAGCAAATACAAGTTTTAATGGATTTCCAATTTTAGCTTCCATCATGGCACAAGATAAAAATATGCCTCGAATGTTTAGCAATCGGGGTGATCGGTTAGCTTTTAACTATGGAATCATTACTTTAGGAATTTTAGCAAGTATTTTACTCATTGTTTTCCGTGGCAGAACCGATGCATTAATACCATTGTATGCTATTGGTGTTTTCCTATCCTTTACAATGGCACAATTAGGTCTTGTTTTGAAGTGGCGCAGAGAGAAGTCAGAAGGATGGCAACGGAAAGTGATTATTAATAGTGTTGGTGCTATTGTCACTTTTTGTGTCGTTATTATTTTTTGCATCACGAAATTTGAAGAAGGAGCCTGGATTGTAATAGTTATATCGCCTTTGTTATTATGGTTCATCACAAATATTAGCAAACACTATGAAAATGTAGGTAAGCAATTAAGAGTGGAATTAACTGAACCTATACCCATTACAGAAACAATTATTATTGTTCCTGTTGCAGGTATTCATAAAGTTGTATTATCAACCATTGCATATGCAAAATCTCTCACCCCCAATATTGTAGCCTTTTACGTTGCCTTTTCTCCTGAGGATGCTAAAAAAATGGAAGAAAGGTGGGAACAGTGGAATCCGGGTGTTCGATTAGTCGTGGTCGTTTCACGTTATCGTACATTAGTAAAGCCATTAGTAGAATTTATAGGACGTGTAGAGCATCGTTATGGTGTGGAAAAGAAAATAACTGTGTTATTACCAGAATTTATTACTCATAAATGGTGGCATCACCTATTGCACAATCAATCAGCTTTCCGTATTCGTACCCTACTTTTAAAGAGAAAAGATGTTGTAGTTTCGACTGTCCCGTTTCATTTGAACGATTAATATAAAACTATAATTATTAAATGAAAAGTCCATTGCTTGCATTGGGCTTTTTATTTTTTTGGCTGGGTTAAAGGTAAATATTGATATTTGATACCTGTCCGAATTCTAAATAGACGGAAAAATTCCTCTTAATTAGAAAATTGATTTAAAAAGAGCTTAATTAGACGGAGAGTTTCCGCCTATTGACTCAAAAACTGCGAAAATGGAGGACTTTGCATTCCGTAACCGGAAAACCTTCGCTTATTCATCCCGAAACGAGCTCCATTCTGCATTTAACCGAAAAATCTCCGCTTATTTTATTTTCGTTGGTTTCTCGGATTACTTGAGTAATGATTGCCGTTATTGCTACTTTAAAAATGGCACTGTTAAACAATACTGTCTGTTAATGCCACTCGAAATCACTTATTTTTCCCTTGTTTATATATTCGTTTTAGAACAACAGTTCGTTTTATTCAAATATCAACATAAATATTTAATAGAGCCTTTTCTAAAATAAAGGATCTTATGTCGTGTTCCCCAATCATAATGAAAAACAACAATGAAGTTTAACAGAACCATTTTTTTAAAAGACGAGTTAAAAAAGTGGAAATAGGGGAAAAATATGAATATTAGTATTTTAAGGAGTGATATATATGGAAGAAGTATGTAGAATTTGCGGAAAAGAAAATGGTGAAATGGAGAAAGAAACAGATTCAATGGTATTAGTGATATGTGAAAATTGTCTGAAAAATGAAGATTCATCTGTCTTTTTGGACCGAATTTTCCTTAAATAAAAGGTTAGTTGGAGGGTGTACAGGAATTTTTGGACACCCCGGGTTATAACTATGCATTTCTATTCGGTAAACAATCAACCTACGCAAATACCGTGAAAGCCACTCATGGTATCCCCACATATTTAAAATTCAAAGTAAGGAATATAAGCGAATACCCACTTTCACTTTTTCACTTTTTCATTTTGAAAAATAATCGAGCAATCCTAGGTAAACGCATTAGGTTAGAGTTGTAAAACAAAAGCCCATGAATTGTACTTCTTTTACAGGAAAGTCCATTAATCACGTATTTGTTAATCTTGGTCTCTACCAATTTCAAAAAAAGATTTTTCTATTCTATTATAGAGAGTCTTTACTTCTTTATCCTTCACTTTAGAAGTGCTTTTCTTTTCAATCTAAGAGCTTACCGAATCAAATATGCTATTTGCTAAGAAGCGATAGTTGTATTGTGTGTGTGCTCCAAAGGCAAGGTCATTGGCAAAAAGGGTAATTGTAGTATTATTAAAGGAATGGGTAAAGGCAAGAATTTGTCCCTTCGCTTCTTCATGTCCAGGCCACCATCCAGCTACATAGAAATCATCACTATCACTGAAGGAAGCTAATATTTCAGCTCCTACAGGTACAGAAGTAATCCATGCCCCTGAAGTTGTATAAAGAAGCTCATTGGTCTTGTAACCAGAAGTCAGCACATGGTCCTTGATTTTTGCTTTCACTAGGCCCTCATGGCCATTTCTTGTGTAAACAAAATTATACCCAAAGAGCAATCCTCTATTTTTCACAGCAGTTAATGCGGCTAATCCAATTCCAACATATGATTTTCCAGACAAATAACTTACAATCAAGCTACTACTATCGCTAACAATCACATCAGCATTCTCTTGTTTGACCAGGTCAAATCCAAGCTCTTTTACCGAATATTTCAAATGAGAGGATCCATTTACAGCAACTTTTGGTAGCTTTAATGGCTCGGTCTTTATCAAATTAGAAGTATCTAAAGATTTAGCTTCGAAATAATAGCTGTTACCAAAAGCTTGTAAATCGTTTGTTTTTACAATAAAGTCGCCTTTAGTTACTCCACCTTTTGTTTCCATTGCTTTCTCTACAACTGCTCCATTCATAATAAGCGTTATTACTAGTTTGATTGTGTCATTATTGGTATTGGACAATACTTGTTTAGGGACATTTGGGATTACTTTTCCTGTTGGAGTCATTACACTTTTTATTTCAATAAGGTATTGATCAAAAGCAACAGCATTACGAATTTCAGTTATAGTAAATCCTCTCAGATCAGGGAAATTTACTACAATTGGGTCGTACATTGCTCCCCAGTCAGAAACATTGTCGCCCTTATAGAGCATTGCATTGACAACACCGCGTTTTGCCTGATTCATAGGAATGATAAAAGTTCCTTTAGGATACATTCTGCCGTTTATTTTCATATATTTCGTTGTTTGTTTGACCTTCACTCCATTACGAAGAAAATATTGTATCATTCGATGTGCTTCCAGATTATTTTTTTGTTGGTTTTTATGAAATGGTATCAAATAGTAGTCGGGAAAGAAATTTTTATTTTCTCCTCTTATTCGTCCAATCGCATCTCCTGAAGCATTTACAAGATACTTGTCAACTGCGCGATTATCTTCGCCATTCACGCCGCGTTTAAAGATTTCTAGTTGATTCTTATACAATGTATCCTTATTTTCTGTTACAAAAAGGACAGCACCCAACCCAATGCCCACCATCGCACGAAAACCATTTTGACTTAATGCTGGAATCTCTATTGTATGACCTAACGAACCGTGCAGCATTGCATACATGGGTGTATAGCCAGGAGACATATCGTCCCAACCATCCTTGTAATCTAGTGCTGGAATTAAGTAGGAATTAAAATCAGAGTTGCCTAAACCTGCTTGGCCCATTGAATGAGCCTGTTCAATCATATTGTTGTAAAGTAAATCATATTCATAGTTTGGATTGTGAGGGGGAGTGGTCGGCTCAATTAAGAATCCACTTATATAACCATGCATATCAAGAAAAGACAGGGGTGTCCATTTTGCAATTTCCTGAGTCACAAGACGTGTTTCAACTTGTGTTTGAAAATGGTTGTCACGATTTAAGTCAAAGCCATTTGAATTTCTTCTAGTATTTGTCACTCTTCCATCAGGATTATTTGTAAACATAAATAGAAAAATGACATTTTCAAGAACCTCATCCACATTCAGAGTTACGGTTCTTTCTTGATCATTTTTAACTGTTTTAAATGTTACTACATCCCCGAGTGCAAATTTCTTCAATAATTCAACTTGAGCATCTGCACCTTCAACTTCATCTGGATGAATATTGTTAAACCAAATTGGAACCTGGTAATTACCCATCGTTCCGTTCGTCAGTTTCTCTAATAAGCTTGTAGGATCTTCTAGCGCTGTCGGCAGCGTTTCGTTTAAATATTTGTCAACCGCAGTTTTATCTCTTGCTAAAATAACAAAGTGAAGGTCTCTCCCTTGTACAGACTTGCCAAGACTTTGGTATTCTAGGTAACGATCATTTTTTTTGTTTGCTTGTTCAAATATTTGGTCGATTACTGTTTTTAGTTGATGATAAAATAGGAATTCGTCATATACATTTAGTTTGACGGTAGTTGCAGCTGTAATCTGATTTTGCGGGTCGATCATAGCCAATTCATAATATCCGATATACTTTTGATATTGAGTTCGAATCGTACTCTTCGCTAGACTCGATCTATTAAAAAGAAGACCAAACTCTAATGTAGCCTTGACAATCGTTGTTCCTTCAACAAAATGAGGTTTCTCAATTAACGTAATAAAGGGATCTCCGTTAAAAGTTGTTCCACTTGTCCATTTTTTCCATT
The Neobacillus sp. PS3-40 genome window above contains:
- a CDS encoding NUDIX domain-containing protein, which codes for MAQNGIVLVVSVSIIKDDEVLMIKENKPSAANKWNFPSGRIEYKEDILNAACREVKEETGLDVELISTTGIYNFISSAGNQVILFHFTGEITGGSLNLEEEIIDSGWFKVLDLLNFNVDELREASVVKQIADSLIKKNFHSINIFNQQIR
- a CDS encoding GNAT family N-acetyltransferase codes for the protein MIIRSVEGSDYYIISPLLNDWWGGRQMAEMLPKLFFEYFRNTSFIAEKDGQIIGFLIGFLSQSKAEEAYIHFVGVHPEYRKQKIGKQLYNEFFCAVKQKGACVVRCVTSPVNKVSIDYHTKMKFEIETGDKVVDGVTVHTNYDGPNQDRVLFKKYL
- a CDS encoding GNAT family protein, producing MEDKILKIDYSNYFWQDDKVRLRSMHPDDWEREYIGQFDTSARRLLLCSTELPPTITGSKKFAEENADFSSSKGRIMFIIEDFVGKSIGEINLSSIDERNGTFSIGIVIDKENRGKGYGTRAMKILLRYAFLERRLNKFNDYVLEGNEASAKMLKKLGCIQEGVRRQAVYINGKYMDFILFGLTKDEFIENHKEELNL
- a CDS encoding M14 family zinc carboxypeptidase; this translates as MVNLKVNRYLFSLTEARKVEVQADMGENVDLSQLKFLFGGKSLSEWKKWTSGTTFNGDPFITLIEKPHFVEGTTIVKATLEFGLLFNRSSLAKSTIRTQYQKYIGYYELAMIDPQNQITAATTVKLNVYDEFLFYHQLKTVIDQIFEQANKKNDRYLEYQSLGKSVQGRDLHFVILARDKTAVDKYLNETLPTALEDPTSLLEKLTNGTMGNYQVPIWFNNIHPDEVEGADAQVELLKKFALGDVVTFKTVKNDQERTVTLNVDEVLENVIFLFMFTNNPDGRVTNTRRNSNGFDLNRDNHFQTQVETRLVTQEIAKWTPLSFLDMHGYISGFLIEPTTPPHNPNYEYDLLYNNMIEQAHSMGQAGLGNSDFNSYLIPALDYKDGWDDMSPGYTPMYAMLHGSLGHTIEIPALSQNGFRAMVGIGLGAVLFVTENKDTLYKNQLEIFKRGVNGEDNRAVDKYLVNASGDAIGRIRGENKNFFPDYYLIPFHKNQQKNNLEAHRMIQYFLRNGVKVKQTTKYMKINGRMYPKGTFIIPMNQAKRGVVNAMLYKGDNVSDWGAMYDPIVVNFPDLRGFTITEIRNAVAFDQYLIEIKSVMTPTGKVIPNVPKQVLSNTNNDTIKLVITLIMNGAVVEKAMETKGGVTKGDFIVKTNDLQAFGNSYYFEAKSLDTSNLIKTEPLKLPKVAVNGSSHLKYSVKELGFDLVKQENADVIVSDSSSLIVSYLSGKSYVGIGLAALTAVKNRGLLFGYNFVYTRNGHEGLVKAKIKDHVLTSGYKTNELLYTTSGAWITSVPVGAEILASFSDSDDFYVAGWWPGHEEAKGQILAFTHSFNNTTITLFANDLAFGAHTQYNYRFLANSIFDSVSS